DNA sequence from the Candidatus Nanopelagicales bacterium genome:
GAGCTGATGGTGTTCGAGCAGAACCTGGCCGTGGGCGACCGGGTGCGCACGGGTGACTCCGTCATCGCGCACTGGTCGCCGCGGCACTCCTTCGGCCTCGACGCGGCCTCCGGCCGGGATGCCGGCCTGGACGAGGAGTTCGTCCAGGCGGTCAACTTCGACCGGAAGCTGGCAGCCCAGTCCGGCGACGCATCCGTGGGGGGCTGACCGGTGCCCGCCGTCGTCCCCACCGCGGGAGGCGGGCCTGCGGCGCCCCCTTCCCAGGTGTCCGGCACCGCGAGGAAGCGGACCGGCTACCTGCTCCTGCTGCCCGGCATCGCCTGGCTCGCCGTCTTCTTCGTGGTCCCGCTGATCTCGCTGTTCATGACGAGCCTGCAGGCCCCCGCCGGCGGATCGGGCAAGTACAAGCCGGCCTTCCAGATCTCCAACTACGCAGACGCCATCACGGAGTACTGGCCCCAGTTCGTCCGGTCGTTCATCTTCGCCGGGATCGCGACGGTGCTCGCGCTCGTGATCGCCTACCCGCTCGCGTACTTCATCGCCTTCCGGGCCGGCAAGTGGCGGGCGCTCATGCTGGTGCTCGTCGTCGCCCCGTTCTTCGCGTCGTTCCTGCTGCGTACCTATGCCTGGCGAACGATCCTGGCCGACGAGGGCTTCATCACGTCCCTCTTCAACGCCCTGCACCTGCTGCCCGAGGGGCGGATCCTCAACACGCCGCTGGCGGTCATCGCCGGTCTGACGTACAACTTCCTGCCGTTCATGATCCTGCCGCTGTACGCAGCGCTGGAGAAGATCGACCCGCGCCTGATCGAGGCCGGCAGCGATCTGTACGGCTCGCCGTTCACGGTGTTCCGCAAGATCACCTGGCCGCTCTCGCTGCCCGGCGTGGTCGCCGGAACCCTGCTCACGTTCATCCCGGCGTCCGGCGACTACATCAACGCCACCCTGCTGGGCTCGGTGAAGGACCGGATGATCGGCAACGCGATCCAGATCAACTTCATCCAGTTCCGCGACTACCCGATGGCCAGCGCGCTGTCGTTCATCCTGATGGCGATCATCCTGGTGCTCGTCTTCGTCTACATCCGCCGGGCCGGAACGGAGGACCTGGTCTGATGTCGACCGCGACCGCAACCACTGCCTCCGCCGCGGACCGCTCCGCGGTCCCGCCCAAGCCGTCGCTCGGCTACCGCGCGCTGCGCTGGTGGCGCGAGCACGTCATCGGGATCATCGCGGTCCTGGTGTTGGTCTACCTGTTCATCCCGATCGCCGTGGTCGCGGTGCTGAGCTTCAACAAGCCGGCCGGCAAGTACAACACCGCGTGGAACGAGTTCTCCCTCGACGCCTGGAAGAACATCTGCGGCGTACCCGGCGTGTGCTCGTCGTTCGTGACCAGCATCGAGATCGGTCTGATCGCGACCGCCGTCGCGACGGTCCTCGGCACGATGATCTCGTTCGCGCTGGTGCGGCACCGCTTCCGCGGCCGCGAGGCGACCAACCTGCTGATCTTCCTGCCGATGGCGACCCCCGAGGTCGTCATGGGTGCCAGCCTGCTGGCGCTGTTCCTCAACCTGAAGTTGCCGCTGGGGTTCTGGACGGTGACGATCGCGCACATCATGTTCACGATCAGCTTCATCGTCGTGACCGTGAAGGCGCGGCTGCAAGGTCTGGACCCGCGGCTGGAGCAGGCCGCCCAGGACCTGTACGCCAGCCCGCGTGAGACGTTCCGCTACGTGACCTTCCCGCTGGTGCTGCCCGGCATCATGGGTGCCGCGCTGCTCGGCTTCTCGCTGTCGTTCGACGACTTCATCATCTCGTTCTTCAACGCGGGCACCCTGGTCACGTTCCCGATCTACATCTGGGGTGCGGCGCAGCGCGGCATCCCGGTGCAGGTCAACGCCCTGGCCACGCTGGTGTTCGCCATCGCGCTGGTCATCGTGCTCGGCGGGCAGTACCTGAACCACCGCCGGCGCAAGAAGCTGGAGGCGGCCGTCTAGGCCTGATATCCGTGCCGTTCGCCCGACACCCGCGACCGCAGACGCTGGCCGCGCTCGCCGACCTGACGCATGTCCCGTTCTGGCTGGACAACCCGTCCCGCCCTGACGCGCGGGCTGCCCTGGTCGGCCCCACCGACGCCGACCTCCTCGTCGTCGGCGCCGGGTTCACCGGGCTGTGGACCGCGCTGCTGGCAAAGGAGGCCGACCCCGGCCTCGACGTCGTGCTGGTCGAGGGCGGTCGGGTCGCTGACGGCGCCACGGGGCGCAACGGCGGGTTCGTCGCCTCCTCGCTGACGCACGGGTTCCACAACGGCGTCGACCGGTGGCCGGGGGACATGCGGACCCTGGTCGCGATGGGGCACGCGAACCTCGACGCCCTCGAGGAGACGGTCACCCGGCTGGGCATCGACTGCGACTTCCGTCGCTCCGGGGAGATCGACGTCGCGACCGAGCCGTACCAGGTCGAGCACCTGCGCGGCGTGCCGGACGAGGCCGCCCCGTACGGCGAGAAGCTGGAGTGGCTGGACCGCGACCAGGTCCGCGCACTGGTCGACTCGCCCACCTACCTCGGCGCGGTCTACGACCGCGAGGGCGTGGCGATGGTGGACCCGGCCCGGCTGGCCTGGGGTCTGCGCGACGCCTGCCTCGCCCTCGGCGTGCGGCTGTACGAGCGCACCCCCGTGACGGGTCTGTCCGACGAGGGCGCCGCGGTGCGCGCGACGACGCCGTACGGATCGGTGCGCGCGGCCCGGGTTGCCTTGGCCACCAACGCATTCCCGCCCCTACTGCGCCGACTGTCGCACTATGTGGTCCCGGTGTGGGACTACGTGCTGGTGACCGAGCCGCTCACCGCCGAGCAGCGCGACTCCATCGGCTGGTCCGGGCGGCAGGGGGTCGGCGACTCCGGCAACCAGTTCCACTACTACCGGACCACCGAGGACGGCCGGATCCTGTGGGGTGGCTACGACGCCATCTACCACTGGAACAACGGCTTCGACCCGCGGATGGAGACCGACCCCGAGTCGTTCGGCCGGCTCGCGGAGCACTTCGTCGAGACGTTCCCGCAGCTGGAGGGCGTCCGCTTCACCCATGGCTGGGGCGGCGCCATCGACACCTGCTCGCGATTCAGCGCCTTCTGGGGCCGGGCGCACCGCGGGAAGACCGCCTATGTGATCGGCTACACCGGCCTGGGCGTGGGTGCCTCGCGCTTCGGGGCGCAGGTGGTGCTGGACCTGCTGGCCGGCCGCGCCACGCAGCGGACCGCCCTGGAGATGGTCCGGGACAAGCCGCTGCCGTTCCCGCCGGAGCCGGTGCGCTCGATCGGCATCGGCATCACCCGCCGGTCGCTGGACAAGGCGGACCGGCGGGAGGGCCACCGGGACCTGTGGCTGCGCACCCTGGACCGGCTCGGTCTCGGCTTCGACTCCTGAGGGACCCGTCGCCTGCGGCGCTCGACGTGTGCTCCGGAAGCCTTGCGAGGTGTAAGGCTGCGGGCGACCGACCCGTCACTGTGCGGGTGGACGGTTCCGGGCGGGGTTCGGAGACTGGTACCCGAGCAGAAGACCCGACCAGCCGACCGGGTCGCCCGTGGGCGACCCGGCAACTCCCACGGACGAGAGGTCCCGGCATGACCGCGCACATCACGCACTGGATCGACGGCAAGCCCTTCGGGGGAGTGGCGGAGCGCCAGGGGGAGGTCTTCGACCCGGCGACCGGTGAGCTCACCGCCCGCGTCGACTTCGCCACCGTCAGCGTGATGGACGAGGCGGTAGCGGCGGCCAAGGCGGCGTTCCCTGGCTGGCGCGACACGTCCCTGACCAAGCGCTCGCAGGTGCTGTTCGCGTTCCGCGAGCTGCTCAACTCCCGCAAGGAGGAGCTGGCCGCGATCATCACCTCGCAGCACGGCAAGGTGCTGTCGGACGCCCTGGGCGAGGTCACCCGCGGCCTGGAGGTCGTCGAGTTCGCGTGCGGCATCCCGCACCTGCTCAAGGGCGGCTTCTCCGAGGGCGTGTCCTCCGGCGTGGACGTCTACTCGATCCGGCAGCCGCTGGGCGTGGTGGGGATCATCTCGCCGTTCAACTTCCCGGCGATGGTGCCGATGTGGTTCTTCCCGATCGCGATCGCGACGGGCAACACGGTGGTGCTCAAGCCGAGCGAGAAGGACCCGTCGGCGGCGAACTTCATCGCCGAGCTGTGGGCCGAGGCCGGCCTGCCCGCCGGCGTGTTCAACGTGGTGCACGGGGACAAGGTCGCCGTCGATCGGCTGCTGGAGCACCGCGACGTCAAGAGCGTCTCGTTCGTCGGCTCCACCCCGATCGCGCAGTACGTCTACGAGACCGGCACGAAGAACGGCAAGCGGGTGCAGGCGCTGGGCGGGGCGAAGAACCACATGCTGGTGCTGCCGGATGCGGACCTGGACCTGGCCGCGGACCAGGCGGTCAACGCCGGGTACGGCTCGGCGGGCGAGCGGTGCATGGCCATCTCGGTCGTGCTCGCCGTGGACCCGATCGGCGACGAGCTGGTCGCGAAGATCGCGCAGCGGATGCCCGAGCTGAAGACCGGCGACGGTCGCCGCGGCTGCGACATGGGCCCGCTGGTCACCAAGGTGCACCGGGACAAGGTCGCCTCCTACGTCGACGCCGGCGAGGCCGCCGGGGCGTCGCTGGTCGTCGACGGCCGTGACCCGCAGGTCGACGGTGAGCCGGGCGGCTACTGGCTCGGACCGACGCTGTTCGACCACGTGACGACCGACATGACGATCTACTCCGACGAGATCTTCGGCCCGGTGCTGTCGGTGGTCCGGGTGCCCTCGTACGAGGCCGGCGTCCAGCTGATCAACGACCACCCCTACGGCAACGGCACCGCGATCTTCACCAACGACGGCGGCGCCGCGCGGCGGTTCCAGAACGAGGTCGAGGTCGGCATGATCGGCGTCAACGTGCCGATCCCGGTGCCGATGGCCTACTACTCCTTCGGCGGCTGGAAGAACTCCCTGTTCGGCGACACCCACGCGCACGGCACCGAGGGCGTGCACTTCTTCACCCGCGGCAAGGTCGTCACCTCGCGCTGGCTGGACCCCAGCCACGGCGGCCTCAACCTGGGCTTCCCGACCCAGAGCTGACGCGCCCGGTCCCGCATCCGCGGCCCCCGATCCGACGTCCTCGCGGCGCCGGATCGGGGGCCGCGTCACTTCCGGGCGTCCGCCGCCTACGCGGCGCTAGCCTGCGCGCATGGCACGCTACGGCGCTCAGTTCGGTCCGGACCTCACCTTCCTGGGCGTCGAGCCCTGCGACCTCGACGAGCCGGAGTCTTACGCGGACGCCGACGTGGTCATCCTCGGGGCACCGTTCGACGGCGGGACGTCGTACCGCTCCGGCGCCCGCTTCGGCCCGAAGGCATTGCGGGAGACCTGCTATCTCGCGCACGACGGGTCGCGCCCCTCGCTGGCGCTCCGGGTTGACGGCCTGCAGGACCTGTGCGTGCTGGACGCGGGCGACGTGGAGATGTTCAGCGGCGACGCCGCCCGCTCGTGCGCGGACCTCGAGGCTGCGGTGGAGAAGGTCGCGCGCTCCGGGGCGATCCCGCTGATCCTCGGCGGCGACCACACCGTCACCTGGCCCGACGTGACCGGTGTGGCCCGGGGCGGGGATCGTTGGGGGAGGGTCGCGGTCATCCACTTCGACGCGCACGCGGACACCGGCAACATCGAGTTCGGCTCGCTGATCGGCCACGGCCAGCCCATGCGCCGGCTGATCGAGTCCGGTGCTGCCCGCGGCGACCGGTTCCTGCAGATCGGCCTGCGCGGGTACTGGCCGCCGCCGGACATCCTCGCCTGGATGGCCGAGCAGAGGATGCGGTCGTACGAGATGACCGAGATCGTCACGCGCGGGCTCGACGAGTGCCTGACCGAGGCGTTCGCCATCGCGATGGACGAGTGCGACGGGGTGTTCCTGTCGGTCGACATCGACGTGTGCGACCCGGGGCACGCGCCGGGGACGGGCACCCCGGAACCGGGCGGGCTGTCGGCGCGGCAGCTGCTCGATGCCGTGCGCCGCATCTGCTACGAGCTGCCCGTCCTCGGCATGGACGTGGTCGAGGTGTCGCCCCCGTACGACCACGCCGACATCACCGCGCTGCTCGGCAACCGGGTGGTGCTGGAGGCGCTGTCGGCGCTGGCCCGCAAGCGCAAGGACGCGCGCGACGGCACCGTCTGGGACCCCCGCCAGCCCCTCCTGGCCGACCGCATCCCCGGCGAGTAGCCCCGCCCACCTCGCCCGCCATTTCACGACGGAATGAGTCGGGGCGTTGCTTTGGGGGCCATTTCCGGCTGGTAAGCGACGTGGGGACTCATTCGGCCGAGGTAGTGGGCGGGTTGTCGCGGGACCTGGCGGGGGCGTCGGGGACGCCGTAGCCGGTGCCGCGGCGGTGCGGTGGTGTCGGCACGGCCTGCTCCACCGGGCAGCGTGCGTCGGGGCAGGCGAGCTCGTCGCACAAGCGGCACATGTACTCGCTGGTGAGCAGGTCGTCCGCCAGCGCCTCCAGCATCGCGTCCGCGGCGTCGGCGAGGGCGCGGACCTGGTCGTCGTCGAGGGCGTCGACCGCCCGGGTGAGGACGTCGCGGCGGGCCGCCAGCACCGCCAGGGCCATCCGCTCGCCGACGGCGGTCAGGGCGAGCAGCCGGGTGCGCCCGTCCTCGCCGGGAATCCGCTCGACCAGACCCTCGGCCGCCAGGCGTTCGCTGAGCTGGACGGCGCCCGGGTGGGTGATCCGCAGCCGGGCTGCCAGGAACGTGATGGGGCGGTCGGGGTACCACAGCAGCGTCACCAGGGCCGCCGGCGTGGCTGCACCGTGGTGCGCCGCAGCCTCGGTGCCCAGACGTACGCGGTCACTGATGGTCTGCGCGAGCGTGCCCAGGACGTTCGCGGTGAATGCGCGGTCGGCGCGGATGCCGGTGCGTGGTGGCCGAGGGGCGCGAGCGGGCAGCGCGATGCCGTCGACGGGGTGGAAGCGGCGTTCGGGCGAGGCCATGGCGGCGGTCCTCCGTACGAGGAGGGATCCCATATAAGGGGCTTATGCCTTACTGTGCCGAGCACCAGCCGGTGCCCGCAACCCGCGGGGGCCGCGAACCACAGAGAGCCAGGTCATGCGCATCCTCATCGTCGGCGCCGGTGGCGTCGGCACCTCCGCCGCCCTGATCGCCGCCCGCCGCGACTTCTTCGAGCACGTGGTGGTCGCCGACTACGACGAGGCCCGGGCCCGCGCCGTCGTCGAGCGGGTCGCGGACCCGCGCTTCTCGGCCGCCCAGGTCGACGCGTCCAGCGCCGAGGCCGTCGCCACGCTCTGCCGCGAGAACGGCATCACCCACGTGCTCAACGTGGTCGACCCGCGCTTCGTCATGCCCATCTTCGAAGGTGCGTTCGCGGCGGGCGCCGACTACCTGGACACCGCCATGAGCCTGTCGCGCCCGCACCCCGAGCAGCCGTACGAGCTGTCCGGCGTGA
Encoded proteins:
- a CDS encoding ABC transporter permease, translated to MSGTARKRTGYLLLLPGIAWLAVFFVVPLISLFMTSLQAPAGGSGKYKPAFQISNYADAITEYWPQFVRSFIFAGIATVLALVIAYPLAYFIAFRAGKWRALMLVLVVAPFFASFLLRTYAWRTILADEGFITSLFNALHLLPEGRILNTPLAVIAGLTYNFLPFMILPLYAALEKIDPRLIEAGSDLYGSPFTVFRKITWPLSLPGVVAGTLLTFIPASGDYINATLLGSVKDRMIGNAIQINFIQFRDYPMASALSFILMAIILVLVFVYIRRAGTEDLV
- a CDS encoding ABC transporter permease; the encoded protein is MSTATATTASAADRSAVPPKPSLGYRALRWWREHVIGIIAVLVLVYLFIPIAVVAVLSFNKPAGKYNTAWNEFSLDAWKNICGVPGVCSSFVTSIEIGLIATAVATVLGTMISFALVRHRFRGREATNLLIFLPMATPEVVMGASLLALFLNLKLPLGFWTVTIAHIMFTISFIVVTVKARLQGLDPRLEQAAQDLYASPRETFRYVTFPLVLPGIMGAALLGFSLSFDDFIISFFNAGTLVTFPIYIWGAAQRGIPVQVNALATLVFAIALVIVLGGQYLNHRRRKKLEAAV
- a CDS encoding FAD-dependent oxidoreductase, which encodes MPFARHPRPQTLAALADLTHVPFWLDNPSRPDARAALVGPTDADLLVVGAGFTGLWTALLAKEADPGLDVVLVEGGRVADGATGRNGGFVASSLTHGFHNGVDRWPGDMRTLVAMGHANLDALEETVTRLGIDCDFRRSGEIDVATEPYQVEHLRGVPDEAAPYGEKLEWLDRDQVRALVDSPTYLGAVYDREGVAMVDPARLAWGLRDACLALGVRLYERTPVTGLSDEGAAVRATTPYGSVRAARVALATNAFPPLLRRLSHYVVPVWDYVLVTEPLTAEQRDSIGWSGRQGVGDSGNQFHYYRTTEDGRILWGGYDAIYHWNNGFDPRMETDPESFGRLAEHFVETFPQLEGVRFTHGWGGAIDTCSRFSAFWGRAHRGKTAYVIGYTGLGVGASRFGAQVVLDLLAGRATQRTALEMVRDKPLPFPPEPVRSIGIGITRRSLDKADRREGHRDLWLRTLDRLGLGFDS
- a CDS encoding CoA-acylating methylmalonate-semialdehyde dehydrogenase, with the protein product MTAHITHWIDGKPFGGVAERQGEVFDPATGELTARVDFATVSVMDEAVAAAKAAFPGWRDTSLTKRSQVLFAFRELLNSRKEELAAIITSQHGKVLSDALGEVTRGLEVVEFACGIPHLLKGGFSEGVSSGVDVYSIRQPLGVVGIISPFNFPAMVPMWFFPIAIATGNTVVLKPSEKDPSAANFIAELWAEAGLPAGVFNVVHGDKVAVDRLLEHRDVKSVSFVGSTPIAQYVYETGTKNGKRVQALGGAKNHMLVLPDADLDLAADQAVNAGYGSAGERCMAISVVLAVDPIGDELVAKIAQRMPELKTGDGRRGCDMGPLVTKVHRDKVASYVDAGEAAGASLVVDGRDPQVDGEPGGYWLGPTLFDHVTTDMTIYSDEIFGPVLSVVRVPSYEAGVQLINDHPYGNGTAIFTNDGGAARRFQNEVEVGMIGVNVPIPVPMAYYSFGGWKNSLFGDTHAHGTEGVHFFTRGKVVTSRWLDPSHGGLNLGFPTQS
- the speB gene encoding agmatinase, producing MARYGAQFGPDLTFLGVEPCDLDEPESYADADVVILGAPFDGGTSYRSGARFGPKALRETCYLAHDGSRPSLALRVDGLQDLCVLDAGDVEMFSGDAARSCADLEAAVEKVARSGAIPLILGGDHTVTWPDVTGVARGGDRWGRVAVIHFDAHADTGNIEFGSLIGHGQPMRRLIESGAARGDRFLQIGLRGYWPPPDILAWMAEQRMRSYEMTEIVTRGLDECLTEAFAIAMDECDGVFLSVDIDVCDPGHAPGTGTPEPGGLSARQLLDAVRRICYELPVLGMDVVEVSPPYDHADITALLGNRVVLEALSALARKRKDARDGTVWDPRQPLLADRIPGE
- a CDS encoding MarR family winged helix-turn-helix transcriptional regulator, translated to MASPERRFHPVDGIALPARAPRPPRTGIRADRAFTANVLGTLAQTISDRVRLGTEAAAHHGAATPAALVTLLWYPDRPITFLAARLRITHPGAVQLSERLAAEGLVERIPGEDGRTRLLALTAVGERMALAVLAARRDVLTRAVDALDDDQVRALADAADAMLEALADDLLTSEYMCRLCDELACPDARCPVEQAVPTPPHRRGTGYGVPDAPARSRDNPPTTSAE